One Brassica napus cultivar Da-Ae chromosome C4, Da-Ae, whole genome shotgun sequence genomic region harbors:
- the LOC106454866 gene encoding protein LIGHT-DEPENDENT SHORT HYPOCOTYLS 3: MDMIPQLMEGSSAYLGTTNLSINANLSSSSRATAPQPPFSSSPSANSSRYENQKRRDWNTFGQYLRNHRPPLSLSRCSGAHVLEFLRYLDQFGKTKVHTTICHFYGHPNPPAPCPCPLRQAWGSLDALIGRLRAAFEENGGKPETNPFGARAVRLYLREVRDTQSKARGVSYEKKKRKRPVPTLSASSSSAVASHQQSQMLPGTSCTTQISKLEK; the protein is encoded by the coding sequence ATGGATATGATTCCACAACTGATGGAAGGCTCTTCGGCTTACTTAGGTACCACAAACCTCAGCATCAACGCAAACCTTTCGTCCTCCTCCAGAGCCACCGCACCACAGCCACCGTTTTCCTCCTCTCCATCGGCGAACTCAAGCCGTTACGAGAACCAGAAGAGAAGAGACTGGAACACGTTCGGACAGTACTTAAGGAACCATCGCCCACCGCTTTCGCTTTCCCGATGCAGCGGAGCTCACGTGCTGGAGTTTCTCCGTTACTTGGACCAGTTCGGTAAGACAAAAGTCCACACGACCATTTGTCACTTCTACGGCCATCCTAATCCTCCTGCACCGTGTCCTTGTCCTCTTCGTCAAGCTTGGGGAAGTCTTGACGCTCTCATCGGTCGTCTTCGAGCTGCTTTTGAAGAGAACGGAGGCAAACCTGAGACTAATCCATTTGGAGCACGCGCCGTTAGACTTTACCTAAGGGAAGTTAGAGATACGCAGAGCAAAGCTAGAGGTGTTAGCTACGAGAAGAAGAAGCGAAAGCGTCCTGTTCCTACGTTGtcggcttcttcttcctccgccGTAGCTAGCCACCAGCAATCTCAAATGTTGCCGGGTACTAGTTGTACTACCCAAATATCAAAGCTTGAGAAGTGA